In the genome of Montipora foliosa isolate CH-2021 chromosome 3, ASM3666993v2, whole genome shotgun sequence, one region contains:
- the LOC137995575 gene encoding uncharacterized protein, whose translation MDLSFPHAASVNSGILKTHYLDNAFQLRLPGTDRLREFIISKGSGCYVYKKDLKREYRQFPIDPKDYKYLGFMWDGLLYFDTRCPFGLRSSALVCQRTTRVVIHVFTKEGYTADVYLDDFYGAKHPADSHFAFARLQDLLDELSLQKSPEKDCFPSTRMICLGILVDTEKMLFEVPADRLSDLKIELLQWTQISTFTRHQLQSLLGKLSFVTACVRPGRIFMSRLLNRLHSLPSETSRYPVTSDMLSDIDWWLTFLPHFNGSAMIALRPHDFHDVLFTCDSSLHRGGATCFDEC comes from the coding sequence ATGGATCTTAGTTTCCCGCATGCAGCCTCTGTCAATAGCGGTATTCTGAAAACTCATTATTTGGACAATGCATTTCAACTTCGTCTTCCAGGCACAGACAGACTGCGTGAGTTCATTATCAGCAAAGGCTCAGGTTGTTACGTTTACAAGAAAGATCTAAAGCGTGAATACCGACAATTCCCAATTGACCCCAAAGATTATAAATATCTCGGTTTTATGTGGGATGGTCTTTTGTATTTCGATACTAGATGCCCATTCGGTCTGCGTTCATCAGCGTTAGTGTGTCAGCGAACTACTCGGGTAGTAATTCATGTTTTTACTAAGGAAGGTTATACTGCCGACGTCTACTTAGATGATTTTTACGGAGCCAAACACCCcgcagattctcatttcgcctTTGCACGTCTTCAAGATCTATTAGATGAACTAAGCctacaaaaatctcccgaaaaaGACTGTTTTCCTTCTACGAGAATGATATGCCTTGGGATTTTGGTGGACACCGAGAAGATGCTCTTTGAAGTTCCGGCGGATCGCTTATCAGATCTCAAAATAGAATTATTGCAGTGGACACAAATCTCAACCTTTACACGGCATCAATTGCAATCGTTACTAGGAAAACTGTCATTTGTTACAGCTTGCGTCCGGCCAGGCCGGATATTTATGTCCCGCCTTTTAAACCGCTTGCACAGTTTGCCTTCTGAGACGTCACGTTATCCAGTGACCAGTGATATGTTATCTGACATTGACTGGTGGTTGACCTTTTTACCACACTTCAATGGCTCTGCCATGATTGCGTTACGCCCGCATGACTTCCATGACGTGTTATTTACCTGTGATTCTTCTTTACATCGAGGCGGTGCTACGTGTTTTGACGAATGTTAA